From one Caldilineales bacterium genomic stretch:
- a CDS encoding type II toxin-antitoxin system RelE/ParE family toxin yields the protein MIKSFRHKGLRRFFESGSVAGIQPEHAKRLRVQLAAIDTAVVIGDIDLPGFRLHSLKGNLEGRWSVSISGNWRITFEFVDGNAYVLDYEDYHQ from the coding sequence GTGATCAAGTCATTTCGCCACAAAGGCCTTCGGAGGTTTTTCGAGAGTGGAAGCGTTGCTGGCATTCAACCCGAACATGCCAAGCGTCTGCGTGTACAACTGGCTGCTATCGACACCGCCGTTGTGATCGGTGACATCGATTTGCCTGGATTCCGCTTGCACTCTCTGAAAGGCAACTTGGAAGGGCGCTGGTCGGTCTCTATAAGTGGCAACTGGCGTATCACCTTTGAGTTTGTCGATGGCAACGCTTATGTTCTCGACTATGAGGATTATCACCAATGA
- a CDS encoding HigA family addiction module antidote protein, which produces MNMHNPPHPGEFIKEIYLEPYELSERFLAAKLDVSPSTLNRLLNGQSDVSPEMALRLSKALGRTPESWLALQNNYDLWQARQRLDLAKVQKLDFAPA; this is translated from the coding sequence ATGAACATGCATAACCCACCCCACCCCGGCGAATTCATCAAGGAAATCTATCTCGAGCCTTACGAACTAAGCGAGCGCTTCCTGGCTGCGAAGTTGGACGTCTCGCCCTCAACGCTCAATCGCCTGCTCAACGGGCAAAGTGATGTCAGCCCCGAAATGGCGCTGAGGTTGTCGAAGGCCCTGGGCAGGACGCCCGAAAGCTGGCTGGCTCTGCAGAACAACTACGATCTCTGGCAGGCGCGGCAACGGCTCGACCTGGCGAAGGTGCAGAAATTGGATTTCGCGCCCGCTTGA